From Neodiprion pinetum isolate iyNeoPine1 chromosome 7, iyNeoPine1.2, whole genome shotgun sequence, a single genomic window includes:
- the LOC124222958 gene encoding probable cytochrome P450 6a13, which yields MWQFTFLEIVISCVTILTVLYYYSITKHSYWTGKNVEGPKPLPIYGNFLDVALMKTSLAEKLRDFYQLWKHKPFIGLFHGTVPVVMISDLTLLKHVFVKDFTTFTDRGLLVNEDVDPLSNNLFSTGGHRWRRLRSKLSPVFTSGKLKQMYHLLSECADHFEKYVIDLAAKGDPIECKEITAKFTTDVIGSCAFGLNMNALASENSEFRKMGKKVFDPSVRDSVVRTMRDSLPVLFKFLKIRVFSREMTKFFVNSTAETIAYRIKHNIVRPDFIHLLMELRKDSDPTDFEWTDELVAAQVFIFFLAGFETSATTISFALYELAQNESIQEKLRDEIQNALKTHNGSLPFEVIKELKYLDKVFQETLRKHPPLSFLSRRSVKDYTIPDTTVHIPSGTKIFIPILGLHHDPQYYPDPEVFDPERFAAEAVQKRPQMAYLPFGEGPRICIGARFAVYQTKMGIIQILKNFKVSLCSKTKVPYDIDPTTFVLSARDGIYLNFTNLS from the exons ATGTGGCAATTCACCTTTCTTGAAATCGTCATAAGCTGTGTGACCATTCTGACAGTTTTATACTACTACAGTATCACGAAACACTCCTATTGGACGGGGAAGAATGTGGAAGGCCCAAAGCCACTGCCGATATACGGTAATTTCTTGGACGTTGCCCTTATGAAGACATCGCTTGCCGAAAAGCTTCGCGATTTCTACCAACTCTGGAAGCACAAACCGTTCATCGGATTGTTCCACGGAACAGTCCCGGTTGTGATGATTAGTGATCTCACGCTGTTGAAGCACGTCTTCGTAAAAGATTTCACAACGTTCACCGACCGAGGACTTCTCGTTAACGAGGATGTTGACCCCTTGTCCAACAACTTGTTCAGTACCGGGGGTCATCGGTGGCGAAGGCTCAGAAGCAAGCTGTCGCCAGTCTTCACATCCGGGAAACTGAAGCAGATGTACCATCTTCTGTCCGAATGCGCGGATCACTTTGAAAAGTACGTCATTGACCTTGCCGCCAAGGGCGATCCAATCGAGTGTAAAGAGATCACAGCCAAGTTCACCACCGACGTTATCGGTTCCTGCGCCTTCGGACTCAACATGAACGCTCTAGCCAGCGAGAATAGCGAGTTTAGAAAGATGGGAAAGAAGGTTTTTGATCCGTCGGTCAGAGACAGCGTAGTAAGAACAATGAGGGACAGTCTGCCAGTCCTATTCAAATTCTTAAAGATAAGAGTCTTTTCTCGCGAGATGACCAAATTCTTCGTCAACAGTACAGCAGAGACCATTGCGTACAGAATCAAACACAATATTGTTCGGCCCGACTTTATCCACTTGTTGATGGAACTTCGGAAAGATTCGGATCCAACTGACTTTG AATGGACGGACGAACTGGTGGCTGCTCAagttttcatcttcttcttggCTGGATTCGAGACTTCGGCCACAACAATATCTTTCGCTCTTTACGAACTAGCGCAGAATGAAAGTATTCAAGAAAAACTGCGTGATGAAATCCAAAATGCTCTGAAAACTCACAACGGGAGTCTACCCTTCGAAGTGATCAAGGAGCTGAAGTATTTGGACAAAGTCTTTCAAG AAACATTGAGAAAACATCCGCCCCTTTCGTTTCTATCGCGAAGATCCGTCAAAGATTACACGATACCTGACACAACGGTCCATATTCCGAGTGGTACAAAAATCTTTATACCGATTTTGGGTCTTCACCACGATCCGCAGTATTATCCAGACCCTGAAGTGTTTGATCCCGAACGATTTGCGGCTGAAGCGGTTCAAAAAAGGCCTCAGATGGCGTACTTGCCATTTGGAGAAGGGCCGCGAATCTGCATTG gCGCCCGATTTGCGGTTTACCAGACGAAGATGGGTATCATTCAAATACTAAAAAACTTCAAAGTGTCACTATGTTCGAAGACGAAAGTTCCGTATGATATTGATCCGACAACTTTTGTGCTGTCCGCTCGTGATGGTATTTATTTAAACTTTACGAACCTTTCATGA
- the LOC138191209 gene encoding microsomal glutathione S-transferase 1-like: MAPSIDAESFKIFGFWGSILVLKILAMAVLTGRQRMRKKVFANPEDAARDKKAKIAFDDPDVERVRRAHLNDLENVVPWFISTWIWLGTGPSTWLAGLLIRVFVLSRILHTVVYAVVPLPQPSRAIAFFLGYFVTFYMAAATILYYSY, from the exons ATGGCACCGAGCATAGATGCGGAgtcgtttaaaatttttggtttttgggGCAGTATATTAGTCCTAAAAATCCTGGCTATGGCGGTGCTTACGGGCCGTCAGCGGATGCGGAAAAAG GTTTTCGCGAATCCGGAAGACGCCGCGAGGGACAAGAAGGCAAAAATCGCATTCGATGATCCAGACGTGGAACGAGTTCGTCGGGCCCACTTGAATGACCTTGAGAACGTTGTGCCATGGTTCATATCCACTTGGATCTGGCTAGGAACGGGTCCATCGACGTGGCTGGCCGGCTTGTTGATCCGAGTTTTCGTCCTGTCCAGGATTCTTCATACCGTCGTATATGCAGTTGTACCTCTCCCCCAGCCTTCCAGGGCAATTGCTTTTTTCCTAGGATATTTCGTCACTTTCTACATGGCAGCTGCGACGATATTGTATTACTCTTACTGA